A region from the Thermodesulfobacteriota bacterium genome encodes:
- a CDS encoding TIGR00730 family Rossman fold protein, protein MSFIQDRIFIEGPHSRLQELWFIIRVMTEFLKGFRKLHFVGPCVTVFGSARFDENHHYYKLARYLGNKLAKLGLTVITGGGPGIMEAANRGAKDAGGRSVGCNISLPIEQKHNPYLDFFVTFDYFFVRKVLLFKYSYAFVVLPGGVGTMDEFFEAITLIQTKKILSFPVVLIGKEYFEPLMGFLKIMIEEGTINANDLELMLLTDSVEEAISHLQKHAVDKFSLDLRKIPTPSKLLGEQNPMS, encoded by the coding sequence ATGTCATTCATTCAGGATCGTATATTCATCGAGGGTCCTCATTCAAGGCTACAGGAGTTATGGTTCATTATACGAGTCATGACCGAATTTTTAAAAGGTTTCCGAAAACTTCATTTCGTTGGACCGTGTGTAACGGTTTTTGGCTCAGCCCGCTTCGATGAAAATCATCATTATTATAAGCTGGCTCGATATCTAGGGAATAAACTGGCCAAATTGGGTCTCACCGTGATAACAGGAGGCGGACCTGGAATCATGGAGGCAGCTAATCGAGGCGCTAAGGATGCAGGCGGAAGATCAGTAGGATGCAATATTAGTCTACCTATTGAACAGAAGCACAATCCATATTTAGATTTTTTTGTTACGTTTGATTATTTCTTCGTAAGAAAGGTTTTGCTATTTAAATATTCCTATGCATTTGTTGTTCTACCTGGTGGTGTAGGTACAATGGATGAATTCTTTGAAGCAATTACGCTTATCCAGACAAAAAAGATCCTGAGTTTCCCTGTAGTGCTAATTGGCAAAGAATACTTCGAACCATTGATGGGATTTCTGAAAATAATGATCGAAGAAGGAACTATTAACGCAAATGATCTTGAACTGATGCTCTTAACCGATTCGGTAGAAGAGGCTATATCACACTTACAAAAACATGCAGTGGATAAATTTTCTCTAGATCTCAGAAAGATACCCACGCCATCCAAGCTTCTTGGCGAACAAAACCCTATGTCTTGA
- a CDS encoding electron transfer flavoprotein subunit beta/FixA family protein has protein sequence MKIVVVISQTQDTEAKISVASSGDAIDTSSMKWVLNPYDEFAVEEALRIKEKFGGEVTLVTMGPARVAEAIRTGLAMGADSAVHIKDDNFGSSDNYAIGKVIASEIKKLGEYDLVFTGFKIIDQESVQVGIHIAEELGIPHVALVSKIIQIDPDQKRITCQKEIDGGHVVVEVPLPALITCPDGMNEPRYASLPGIMKAKKKPLKEVTINDIDLSAIGLSVEDLGKGGSRVKTTNIRVPQIERKLKIITGKDNPMVKGDEVKESARELLRLLREEAKVI, from the coding sequence GTGAAAATAGTGGTGGTTATCAGTCAGACTCAAGACACTGAGGCTAAGATAAGTGTTGCTTCGAGCGGGGACGCTATAGACACATCATCCATGAAATGGGTTTTAAACCCTTATGATGAATTTGCTGTTGAAGAGGCCCTCAGGATAAAGGAGAAATTTGGTGGGGAGGTGACACTGGTCACGATGGGTCCGGCAAGGGTGGCAGAGGCAATTCGTACTGGACTTGCCATGGGTGCGGACAGCGCTGTTCATATAAAAGACGATAACTTTGGATCTTCAGACAATTATGCCATCGGGAAGGTTATTGCCAGTGAGATAAAGAAGCTCGGTGAATACGATTTGGTATTCACCGGATTTAAGATCATAGACCAGGAGTCGGTCCAGGTCGGGATTCATATTGCAGAGGAGCTAGGTATACCACATGTGGCGCTCGTCAGTAAGATAATACAGATTGATCCGGATCAAAAGAGGATAACGTGTCAGAAGGAGATCGATGGTGGTCATGTTGTCGTTGAGGTACCGCTACCTGCACTAATCACCTGTCCGGATGGAATGAACGAGCCCAGGTACGCTTCACTTCCCGGTATCATGAAAGCAAAGAAGAAGCCCTTGAAGGAGGTAACCATAAATGATATCGATTTGTCTGCAATTGGTTTATCTGTAGAAGATCTTGGCAAAGGTGGATCTCGAGTTAAGACAACAAATATTCGTGTTCCGCAGATTGAAAGAAAGCTGAAGATCATAACTGGTAAGGATAATCCCATGGTAAAGGGGGATGAGGTTAAAGAGTCGGCACGCGAGCTTCTCA